The genomic region GGTCGGCTCGTACTTTCCGTTGCCCACCTCCGGGTACGCCTTCTGCCAGTACGCCTGGATGCTGTTGACGTAGAGCACGTTGCGGCACCGTACGTCGTCGAAGCGCTGGGGGTTGTCACGCGAGCACAGCTGTTCCAGGTCGGTGCCGCCGGCCTGCCCGCCGCCCTCGTCGCCGTTGGTCATGGCGTTCAGGCCGAACCCGCCACCGAGGAGCGCGATCAGGACGGTCACCACGATGCCGATGATCCCGCCGCGCCCACCGCCGCCGGGCAGGGGAATGCCGAGGCCACCGCCGCCTCCGCCGCCGCGTCCCCGGTCGTTGACCTGGGACGTGTCGAGTTCGGCCCGCTCGTTGAGTTCCATGCTGACCCCGATCGCCGTATGCCGGTGAATGTCTTTTTGATGTCGTTCTGTCATGGCTGTCCGGAAGGGGGTCCGGACAGCGGTTCCGGTACCCGATGATCTTGATTGGTAATCCGGCAGGGCATCCAGCCGCGCCCGGTACACTTGTCAGGTGCTGCGCTGCGAAGGCTGAACCGCCCCGCGCCGTCGGGCCCTTGAGCCCGCCGGCCGTTTCGCGTGCCCCGAGTCAGCCTTCCGGACCCCGAGAGCGAGCCCCAAACAGATGATCACTGCCACCGGCCTGGAACTGCGCGCCGGTTCCCGGATCCTGCTGTCCGACACCACGCTGCGCGTGCAGCCCGGTGACCGGATCGGCCTGGTCGGCCGCAACGGCGCCGGCAAGACCACCACACTCAAGGTCCTCGCCGGCGAGGGCCAGCCGTACGGCGGTCAGATCGACAAGCGCAGCGCCATCGGCTACCTGCCGCAGGACCCGCGTACCGGCGACCTGGACGTGACCGGCCGCGACCGGGTGCTCTCCGCCCGCGGCCTCGACGTGCTCATGGCACAGATGCAGGAGATCGAGGCCCAGCTCGCCGAGGACGCCACCGAGAAGCTGGTCCGCCGCTACGGCGCGCTGGAGGACCAGTTCGCCGCCCTCGGTGGGTACGCCGCCGAAGCCGAGGCCGCACGGATCTGCGCCAACCTGGGCCTGCCGGACCGCGCGCTCGCGCAGACGATCGGCACCCTGTCCGGCGGTCAGCGGCGGCGCATCGAGCTGGCCCGGATCCTGTTCCGCGACGCCGGCGAGAACGGCGGCGGCATCCTGCTGCTCGACGAGCCGACGAACCACCTCGACGCCGACTCGATCACGTGGCTGCGGGGCTTCCTCGCCAACCACAAGGGCGGCCTCATCGTGATCTCCCACGACGGCGCGCTGCTGGATTCGGTGGTCAACAAGGTCTGGTTCCTCGACGCCACCCGATCCGTCATCGACGTGTACAACCTGGGCTGGAAGGCGTACCTGGAGGCACGCGAGACCGACGAGCGCCGCCGCCGCCGGGAGCGGGCCAACGCCGAGAAGAAGGCCGGCGCGTTGATGGCGCAGGCCGACAAGATGCGGGCCAAGGCCACAAAGACCGTCGCTGCGCAGAACATGGCACGCCGCGCCGAGAAGCTCATCTCCGGCCTGGAGGAGGTGCGGGTCGCCGACCGGGTGGCCAAGGTGCGCTTCCCCAGCCCCGCGCCGTGCGGCAAGACGCCGCTCACCGCGACCGGCCTGTCCAAGTCGTACGGCTCGTTGGAGATCTTCACCGACGTCAACGTGGCGGTCGACAGGGGGTCCCGGGTGGCAATCCTGGGCCTCAACGGCGCTGGCAAGACGACGCTGCTGCGGATGCTCGGCGGGCTGCTCACCCCGGACACCGGCGAGGTGCATGCCGGGCACGGGCTGCGGCTGGGCTACTACGCGCAGGAGCACGAGACGCTCGACGTGGAGCGGACGGTGTTGGAGAACATGCGGGCCGCCGCCGTCGAGCAGTCCGACACCGACCTGCGCAAGATCCTCGGCGCGTTCCTGTTCTCCGGCGACGACGTGAACAAGCCGGCCGGGGTGCTCTCCGGTGGAGAGAAGACCCGGCTGGCCCTGTCCACCCTTGTCTGCTCCGGCGCCAACGTGCTGCTGCTCGACGAGCCGACGAACAACCTCGACCCGGTCAGCCGGGAGCAGGTGCTCGACGCCATCGCCAACTACCCGGGTGCGATCGTGCTTGTCACGCACGACCCGGGCGCTGTGCTGGCGCTCAAGCCGGACCGGGCCATCCTGCTGCCCGACGGCGACGAGGACGCCTGGAGCGACGACCTCCTCGAACTGGTCGAGCTGGCCTGACCGCGCGCCGGACCGGAGCTGGTCCGACCGCATGCCGAGCCGAGGGCTGGTCCGACCGCGCCGAGCCGGAGCTGACTGACAGCGCGCCCCACCGAGGTGGGTTGGGCGGTCAGTGGTCGGTCTCCGGCGGCTCAGCCGAGCAGGTCGACGAGTGCGCCGAGCACGCCGGAGCTGACCAGGATCACCACCCCGATGGCGACGAAGATCGCCGGCACCAGCCAGTGGCCGGCGCGCTCGACCAGGCCGACCACCTTCCGGTGCCCGCCCAGCCATGCCGCGACGGCGCACCACGCCGCGATGAGCAGCGCGAAGACCAGCAGGAACACCGCGCTGTCGGCGGCGCCGAGGGCCCGGAACACGGGTACGTAGACGGCCACGTTGTCGGCGCCGTTGGCGATCGTGACCCCGGCGACACCGAGCGTTCCGGTGACGACAGTGGCCGGCGCGTCGTCGTCGGAGCCGCGCAGCGCGCGGACGCCGAGCGCGATAGGCAGCAGGCCGAGGAGCCCGGTCCACGGGTCCGGCACCACCAGCAGCCCGGCGGCGACCACCACGCTCGCCAGCGCTAGTGCACTGATGCCGAGGTATTGGCCGGCGACGATCTGCCAGGTGTGTGGTCGGCCGGTGGTGCGGGCAGCGACAAAGAAGATCGTCAGGATGACGATGTCGTCGATGTTTGTGGCGGCGAAGACCACGGCGGCGCCGGCCGCGGTGCCCAGCAGGTCGATCACGGCCGAAGGCTACGGTCTGCGGCTCGATGTCGCCGTACCCGGCCGGCGCGCGGGGAGTCGATTGTGAGGATCACTCTATCGGGAAGCTGACATTGCATAGCGTGTCGGTTGGCGAAGAGTTGATATCTGGCGCATGATCGTTCAAGGCGGTCTAATAGGTGGGACCGTATCCGAACCGCACAGTCTGGGACGTGAGGACACAGCATGGCAGCCACTGGCACAGCCACCAGCACTGAGAAGGGTCGCCGGATCGTCGGAGCCGAGCGTCAGACGCTCGCCAAGGACCTGGTAAAGCGGTACACCTCGGGGGAAAGCATCCGCGCGCTGGCGGCCTCGACCGGCCGTTCCTACGGGTTCATCCACCGAGTGCTCACTGAGTCCGGGGTGCAGCTGCGCCAGCGCGGCGGCGCCCGTCGCCGCAAGAAGGCGTGACCCGCCACTCCGCGTCGTTCACCAGCGCCGCGCCCCGGGCCGCCCGGTGACCGCCGAGGCGACCGGGGTTCGGCTGGCCTGCGACGGGCCGGTCGCCACGGTGACGTTGTGCCGGCCCGACGTGCTCAATGCCCAGACGCCCGCGATGTGGCGAGCGATGAGCGACTTCTCCCGCGACCTGCCCGGTGATGTGCGGGTCGTGGTGGTCCGTGGCGAGGGGCGTGCGTTCTCCGCCGGCCTCGACCTCGCTGTGGCCGGCGCGTCCGGCCCTGGCTCGTTCGCCGAGCTGGCCACGCTGTCCGAGCAGGAGTGCGCGGCCCAGATCGCCGAGCTTCAGGCCGGCTTCACCTGGCTGCACCGACCGGACATCATCTCCGTCGCGGCCGTGCAGGGCCACGCGATCGGCGCTGGATTCCAGCTCGCGCTCGCCTGTGACCTGCGCGTCCTGGCCGCCGACGCGAAGCTGTCGATGGCCGAGGTGACCCTGGGTCTGGTGCCTGACCTGGCCGGTACGAAGCGTCTCGTCGAGCTTGTCGGCTACTCCCGGGCTTTGGAGATCTGCGCGACCGGCAGACGGTTGGACGCCGCCGAGGCGGACCGGATCGGGCTGGCCACACTCGTCGTACCCCCGGGTGATCTTGACGGCGCGGTCCGTGACCTCACGGCGGGCCTGCTCGCCGGCGCCCGTGACGCGGTGGTGGAGATCAAGGCGCTGATCGCCGGCGCGGCCGGGCGGTCGCACGCCGATCAGCAACGCGCCGAGCGGGAGGCGCAGACCCGCCGACTGCGGGACCTCGCCGGCCGCGGCGAATAGTAAGGGACGTCCGGGAAGATCCGGGTTACGACTGAGGTTGTCACACTCGTCGGGAGAATTGGCCTGACGGTGCGGTGCGCCCGATGACCCGGAGGTGAGCGGTGTCCAACCCGATGTCCGGCGGTGGCATGGCCGGGTGGAGCATGCTCCGGTCGCTGCGCAACCGCGACGAGGTCTCCACCCACCGCCTCAAGCGCGGGGTGGCCCGGCGCATCGTGGCGTTCGCCCAGCCCTACCGGCGCGACATCATCGTCTTCCTGGTCACAGTGGTCCTGGCCGCCATCATCGGCGTGGCGACCCCGGTGCTCGCCGGTGACGTCATCAACGCGATCAGCAGGGGTGGCACCGAGGCCGGCCGGCTGGTGATCAGGCTGGCGCTGTTCATCGCCGCGCTCGCGGTCGCCGACGCGCTGCTCTCGCTGGCCCAGCGGTGGTATTCGGCCCGCATCGGCGAGGGCATCATCCTCGACCTGCGCACCCGGGTCTACGACCACGTGCAGCGGATGCCGTTGCAGTTCTTCACCCGCACCCAGACCGGTGCCCTGGTCAGCCGGCTCAACAACGACGTCCTCGGCGCCCAGCGGGCGTTCACCTCCACCCTGTCCGGTGTGGTCAGCAACGTCATCCAGTTGGTCCTCACCGCCGCGGTGATGTTCACCCTCTCCTGGCAGATCACCGCCCTGTCGCTGGTACTCCTGCCGATCTTCATCATTCCGGCCCGTCGGGTCGGCCGGCGGCTTGCCGACATCACCCGCGAGGCGTACAACCTCGACGCCAAGATGAACGCCACGATGACCGAGCGGTTCGGCGTGGCCGGCGCGCTGCTGGTGAAGCTGTTCGGGCAGCCCGACATCGAAGCCCGCCGGTTCGCCGGCCGGGCCGAGCGGGTGCGCGACATCGGCATCCAGTCCGCCATGTACTCGCGGACGTTCTTCGTGGCGATGCTGCTTGTCGCCTCGCTGGCGCAGGCGCTCACCTACGGCCTCGGTGGTTGGCTCGCCGTGACCGGTGGTGTCAGCGCGGGCACAGTGGTGACCCTCGCGCTGCTGCTGACCCGCCTGTACGGGCCGCTCACCGCGCTCTCCAACGTCCGGGTGGACGTGATGAGCGCGCTTGTCTCCTTCGACCGCGTCTTCGAGGTGCTCGACCTCGAGCCCGGCATCGTGGAGAAGCCCGACGCCGTGCCGGTGCCCCGCGGCAGCGGCCGGGTCGACTTCCGCGACGTGCGGTTCCGCTACCCGAGCGCCGCCGAGATCTCCCTCGCCTCCCTGGAGGAGGTCTCCACCCTCGACCGGACGGTCAACGAGCCGGTACTCAGGGGCGTCTCGTTCAGCGTCGAGCCGGGGCAGATGGTCGCCCTTGTCGGCCCGTCCGGCGCCGGCAAGTCGACGCTGTCGATGCTCATCTCCCGGATCTACGACGTGACCGACGGTCAGGTGCTGGTCGGCGGCGTGGACGTCCGCGACGCCACGCTCGCCTCCCTGCGCGACGAGATCGGCGTCGTCACCCAGGATTCGCACCTGTTCCACGAGACGATCGCCGAAAATCTGCGCTACGCCAAGCCGGACGCCACCGACGACGAGATCTGGGCCGCGCTCGCCGGTGCCCAGGTCGCCGACCTGGTCCGGTCGTTGCCCGACGGGCTGGACACCACTGTGGGGGAGCGCGGCTACCGGTTCTCCGGTGGCGAGAAGCAACGCATCGCCATCGCCCGGCTGCTGCTCAAGGCCCCGTCGATCGTGATCCTGGACGAGGCGACAGCGCACCTGGATTCCGAGAGCGAGGCGGCCGTGCAGCGGGCGCTGGCGGTGGCGCTGGCCGGGCGTACGGCGCTGGTGATCGCGCACCGGCTCTCCACAGTCCGCGACGCCGACCAGATCCTGGTCCTCGACGGTGGGCGGATCGTCGAGCGGGGTCGCCACGACGAGCTGGTAGCGGTCGGCGGGCTCTACGCCGAGCTGTACCGCACCCAGTTCGCCGTCGCCGACTCGCCCCGGCCGTTCGTCGACGCGACAGGCCCCGAGCCGATCGTCATGCCGCTGGGCACGTACGTCGCCGACGAAGCGATGCCGCCCGCCGCCGCCAACTGACCCGAGGGTCCGCGCATCTGCCGGTGAGCAGAACGCTCACGCCTGGCGGCGGTCGGGCAGGCCAGTGGCCACCCGCAGCTCGGCGAACGCGGCACCCAGCGTGACAGGCGTGAAGTGGGCGTTCAGGCCACTCGGATTGGGCAGCACCCACAGCCGTGCCCCGGCCAGCGACTCCGGCTGCGGCCCGAAGGTGGCCTTCGGCCTGCCGAAACCGATCCGGTACGCGGTCACGCCGACCACCGCCACCCAGCGCGGGCGGTAGCGGGTCACCTTGTCGGCGAGGATCGCGGCGCCGTCGAGGAGTTCCTCGGCGTTGAGCTCGTCGGCGCGGGCGCTGGCCCGGGCGGCCATGTTGGTGATGCCGAGTCCGAGGGCGGGCAGTTCGTCCTGTTCGCTCGGGTGCAGCAGTCGCGGGGTGAACCCGCCCGTGTGCAGCGCCGGCCAGAACCGGTTGCCGGGTCGGGCGAAGTGCCGGCCGGTGGCGGCCGACCAGAGGCCGGGGTTGATCCCGACGAAAAGCACCGCCAGGCCGGGCGTGAGCACGTCGGGGATGGTCCGGTCGGCGGCGGCGGCGAGATCCGCGCGGCTCGGCCGGAGGTGCGCGGCGGCCGGCAGATCCGCGCTCGTCGGTCGGGCTCGGTCGGTGGACGACCGTGCCCGCGTCGGCGGTTCGGTGCCGGCGGTGTCGGAGCGCCGGCCCGCGCCCGCTGTCACAGGCCGCGCAGCGCGCCACCGTCGACCGGCACGGTGAGGCCGGTCAGGTAGCTTGCGGCGGGGGAGAGCACGAAGGCTGCCACGCGGCCGAACTCGGCAGGGTCGCCGATGCGCCGCAGCGGGATGCTGGCCTCGGCCTCGGCGCGGGCCTGCTCGGGGTCGCCGGTGGCGGCGAAGAGTTCCCGGTTGCGGTCGGTCATGATCCGGCCGGGGAGCAGACCGACGACGCGTACGCCGCGCGGGCCGTAGTCGTCGGCGATGTCCTTGGCGACACCGACCAGGCCGGGCCGCAGGCCGTTGGAGATGCCGAGGCCGGGCACCGGGCCGCGGGCCGAGGTGGAGAGCACCAGCCCGATCGCGCCGCCCTCGGGCAGGGCGGCGGCGACAGTACGCGCCGCGCGGACGGTGCCGAGGAAGACCGTCTCGAAGGAGTGCCGCCACTGCTCGTCGGTGATCGACGCGGCGTTGCCGGGCGGTGGGCCGCCGACCGAGATCAGCGCGCCGTCGAGCCGACCGAAGTGCTCACGCGCCGCCGCGACGAGCCGCTCAGGGGTTTCCGGGGCGGCCAGATCGGCGGCCAGCCCGACAGCGTGCTCCGGGCCGCCCAACTGCTGGGCGGCAGCGGCCACCGCGTCGGCGTCGCGGGCCGACAGCACCACCCGCGCCCCGTCGGCGACCAGGCACTGCGCCGTCGCATAGCCAAGGCCGCGGGAGGCGCCGGTGAGCACGTACACCCGGTCGGTCAGTCCGAGATCCATGCGGCCGATCCTGCCGCATCCGGTGCGCCATCCTCAACGGGGGCCGGTGGGCGTGGGGCGGGGCGTAGCAGACGTA from Micromonospora profundi harbors:
- a CDS encoding SDR family oxidoreductase yields the protein MDLGLTDRVYVLTGASRGLGYATAQCLVADGARVVLSARDADAVAAAAQQLGGPEHAVGLAADLAAPETPERLVAAAREHFGRLDGALISVGGPPPGNAASITDEQWRHSFETVFLGTVRAARTVAAALPEGGAIGLVLSTSARGPVPGLGISNGLRPGLVGVAKDIADDYGPRGVRVVGLLPGRIMTDRNRELFAATGDPEQARAEAEASIPLRRIGDPAEFGRVAAFVLSPAASYLTGLTVPVDGGALRGL
- a CDS encoding ABC transporter ATP-binding protein, whose product is MSGGGMAGWSMLRSLRNRDEVSTHRLKRGVARRIVAFAQPYRRDIIVFLVTVVLAAIIGVATPVLAGDVINAISRGGTEAGRLVIRLALFIAALAVADALLSLAQRWYSARIGEGIILDLRTRVYDHVQRMPLQFFTRTQTGALVSRLNNDVLGAQRAFTSTLSGVVSNVIQLVLTAAVMFTLSWQITALSLVLLPIFIIPARRVGRRLADITREAYNLDAKMNATMTERFGVAGALLVKLFGQPDIEARRFAGRAERVRDIGIQSAMYSRTFFVAMLLVASLAQALTYGLGGWLAVTGGVSAGTVVTLALLLTRLYGPLTALSNVRVDVMSALVSFDRVFEVLDLEPGIVEKPDAVPVPRGSGRVDFRDVRFRYPSAAEISLASLEEVSTLDRTVNEPVLRGVSFSVEPGQMVALVGPSGAGKSTLSMLISRIYDVTDGQVLVGGVDVRDATLASLRDEIGVVTQDSHLFHETIAENLRYAKPDATDDEIWAALAGAQVADLVRSLPDGLDTTVGERGYRFSGGEKQRIAIARLLLKAPSIVILDEATAHLDSESEAAVQRALAVALAGRTALVIAHRLSTVRDADQILVLDGGRIVERGRHDELVAVGGLYAELYRTQFAVADSPRPFVDATGPEPIVMPLGTYVADEAMPPAAAN
- a CDS encoding cadmium resistance transporter, which gives rise to MIDLLGTAAGAAVVFAATNIDDIVILTIFFVAARTTGRPHTWQIVAGQYLGISALALASVVVAAGLLVVPDPWTGLLGLLPIALGVRALRGSDDDAPATVVTGTLGVAGVTIANGADNVAVYVPVFRALGAADSAVFLLVFALLIAAWCAVAAWLGGHRKVVGLVERAGHWLVPAIFVAIGVVILVSSGVLGALVDLLG
- a CDS encoding ABC-F family ATP-binding cassette domain-containing protein, which translates into the protein MITATGLELRAGSRILLSDTTLRVQPGDRIGLVGRNGAGKTTTLKVLAGEGQPYGGQIDKRSAIGYLPQDPRTGDLDVTGRDRVLSARGLDVLMAQMQEIEAQLAEDATEKLVRRYGALEDQFAALGGYAAEAEAARICANLGLPDRALAQTIGTLSGGQRRRIELARILFRDAGENGGGILLLDEPTNHLDADSITWLRGFLANHKGGLIVISHDGALLDSVVNKVWFLDATRSVIDVYNLGWKAYLEARETDERRRRRERANAEKKAGALMAQADKMRAKATKTVAAQNMARRAEKLISGLEEVRVADRVAKVRFPSPAPCGKTPLTATGLSKSYGSLEIFTDVNVAVDRGSRVAILGLNGAGKTTLLRMLGGLLTPDTGEVHAGHGLRLGYYAQEHETLDVERTVLENMRAAAVEQSDTDLRKILGAFLFSGDDVNKPAGVLSGGEKTRLALSTLVCSGANVLLLDEPTNNLDPVSREQVLDAIANYPGAIVLVTHDPGAVLALKPDRAILLPDGDEDAWSDDLLELVELA
- a CDS encoding helix-turn-helix domain-containing protein, whose amino-acid sequence is MAATGTATSTEKGRRIVGAERQTLAKDLVKRYTSGESIRALAASTGRSYGFIHRVLTESGVQLRQRGGARRRKKA
- the mug gene encoding G/U mismatch-specific DNA glycosylase; this encodes MPAAAHLRPSRADLAAAADRTIPDVLTPGLAVLFVGINPGLWSAATGRHFARPGNRFWPALHTGGFTPRLLHPSEQDELPALGLGITNMAARASARADELNAEELLDGAAILADKVTRYRPRWVAVVGVTAYRIGFGRPKATFGPQPESLAGARLWVLPNPSGLNAHFTPVTLGAAFAELRVATGLPDRRQA
- a CDS encoding enoyl-CoA hydratase/isomerase family protein; amino-acid sequence: MTAEATGVRLACDGPVATVTLCRPDVLNAQTPAMWRAMSDFSRDLPGDVRVVVVRGEGRAFSAGLDLAVAGASGPGSFAELATLSEQECAAQIAELQAGFTWLHRPDIISVAAVQGHAIGAGFQLALACDLRVLAADAKLSMAEVTLGLVPDLAGTKRLVELVGYSRALEICATGRRLDAAEADRIGLATLVVPPGDLDGAVRDLTAGLLAGARDAVVEIKALIAGAAGRSHADQQRAEREAQTRRLRDLAGRGE